The bacterium genome includes a region encoding these proteins:
- a CDS encoding ABC transporter ATP-binding protein, giving the protein MIELQGVTKRYEKTVAVAGIDYRFRPGKLTGFLGG; this is encoded by the coding sequence GTGATCGAACTCCAGGGCGTCACCAAGCGCTACGAGAAGACCGTGGCCGTGGCGGGCATCGACTACCGCTTTCGGCCAGGCAAGCTGACCGGCTTCCTCGGGGG